The window CATTGCTACTGCCTTGAGAAGGACTTCTTTTCCACTCGGTAATAAGAACTTGGTCTGCCATCCTTGCACTCTTTGTCTCAGCTTTTCCTGGAGATAGCTGAGAATTGAAACTTTGGAGCCATCAAAAGATTCAGGGAGCCACAAATAAATTCGTTCTCGACATGTTTGTTCAATTCCAAGTTTGGCTTTTATTTCTTCTTTCCTCTCCGCATGAAGTAATTTACCAAAGTAAATACTCGATTTCTGATAATTCACTCGTTGTCCTGAGGCCATACTATATCTCTGAATAAAATCAACCAGGTACTGAAGTTCCTCCTCCGTACAGTAGAACGTGCTGTCGTCGGCATACATAAGATGCGTGACCGCAGGGGCTCCTCTTGCGAATTTTAAACCCGAAAGCTTCCTGTCCTCTTCAGCCTTTCTCATCATTTGGACCAGGATCTCAGTGCATATCACAAACAGATATGGAGACAAAGGGTCTTCCTGTCTCAAACCTTTGGAAGGGACCACTTCCCCGTATGGTGTTCCATTGATAAGGATCTGATACCCTACTGAGTTAACACACTTCATAATTAAATTGCACCACTTATCGGAGAAACCCATCACTTTCATCGCTTTGAGCAGAAATGACCACTCCACCCGATCGTATGCTTTAGAGATGTCTGTTTTTACTGCAATGAACTCCTTTGCACACTTATTCCTCGAGCTCAAAGCATGAAGAAGTTCATGTGCAACCATGATATTGTCCGATATAAGTCTGCCTTCAATGAACGCGGCTTGGATGTCTGATATAACTGAGCCCAATATCTTTTTCAACCATTTTGCTAAGATCTTCGAAATGATTTTGAAGCCTACTTTGCATAGACTTATTGGCCTGAATGAGCTTCTTTGAGTTCATCTTCTTCGGTAAGAGACAAATATTGGTGTTGTTGAGTCCTTCCTCGATAGATTCATTCCTAAAGAATCTCTGTACCATCTCAGTGACCTCTTCCCCCACGGTATCCCAAAATTATTGGTAAAAATTGTAGGGGATGGATTTCACCATCCCTCAAGACCCGAAGAATAGACGGCCCGGCCCATATAAGGCACATCGACATCTCGGCTTAACGGCTCGGAGCGCCAACTCCTCGGCGCAACACGAGAGTGTTTTCGGTCGACCGCGCGTCGACTAGGTGCATCCGCCTCAACGGCTCTTTGAAGCAACGTGGATCTCTCGGTCCAACGAGTTAGAAAGCCCATGAAGACGACACGAGCTAGGTCACGAAAGAGCACCAGGTCGGCTATATACAGAGAAAGGTATGCGACGTAAATGAGATCCGAAATCACTCACACACACTCGGCGGCTAGATTAGGGTTTTACCTTTATTATCTCGCCGTATTGCGCGCCTCGTGGCAAGCTCTTCGAGCTCCGGTTTCTTTTATATTGCGCATCTCCTTTCCTTGTGACCGGTTAAACGCTTTTCCGACCATTAATAAGACGTCTTTGCTTAACCCACTTCTGAAATCAAACGTTTCACTATTTAGTACTGTTTCTcgttgaaacaaaaaaatttcgtCATCCCATCTGGTCCAGGGCACTTGTGGAGGTTGATTaaagatattttaatataagaaGACTGCTTTCCTAACCTCTTCACCTTTCGCTTACATTTTGATGTATGCCAAACGTCATATTGatttaagatattttaatataagaaGACGAGCAAGAACATAAGtggaaaaagtaaaaaatcGTTAGACGACCCAAAAAAAGTCAGTTAATTTAACGAAGGAGAGAGGAAGATTACCTAAGAAGTACGTCTTCAATGTCCAAACCGCACgtgttttgactttttttttttgtgtctagGCCAGAGACGGAGAAGCCTTATTGGCTCAGATATTCAAAGACACGAGACAAATCCGGAGTCTTGTTCACGGCCTTGCAAAACATCATCATCTTCaaaattcttctttttctttctttctcgcGTCATAAAAAATTGTGTTGTTGTTTGCGTAAGTTTCTCAGTTAAAGTCGCAAACTTTGGATCCAAGCGCTTACGCCCAGATAATCTCAGCATGACTAATCACaattactttaaaataatttttttgattttcctTTGGTCTCTGCTTGACCGCTTCTTCAGAAAGGGGCGCAGTGATTAATGATTATGTTCGACGAAATGACTGACCGAGTTTTGACTTCGTGAATATATAGGTACTTTAGATTTTTCTCTTAGTTGGGTTCTTGCAAGAAATCCAAAATCTTGTTTGATCCGTATATAGTTTTTATGTACTTGAGTTATTCAAGCTGATTTATCTATGCGtgattattactattattattattgcaaTTTGAAATTGTATGGTTTAAATGATAGTTTGAAGGACATATTTCAGATATGAAAAGGTTCCGTAGCATCCAGGTAACTTCTGCATATGGACCCTCTTTCATGGAAAGTGATAGTGTGaattttgaaaagtatttttttcAGCGCTTGGAGAGAATTTTTTGACTTCTATTTAGACTTAGCGCAAATGGATGATTGTTTCAACCTCTCAGTCTTTATTTCTGTTTaattatagaaaatagaaaGCAACTTGAAGAATAGATTATTGATAGTGATATATTATTGCCGCATACAAAGTTAAAGGAAACTTTGAAAAAGTCAAGTATTGCGATCTAAAAACCTGGTCAACTTTAGGTGTCTCTTTAAGTAGCAGAAGAAGACATCAGTTTCTATGTTTATAGATCAAACTCTATAGGAGGATTGTTCTCTCAAGTcttaaattacattttttttttttgttcatatctTAAGATGGGTATCGTTGTATGCTTGCTCTTGATAACAACCTTATTCTTAAACTCTGGCTATGCAGCTATAACCACATCAAGTCCTTTGTCAGTAGGCCAAACTCTCAGCTCTCCTGGTGGATCTTTTGAGCTAGGCTTCTTCACTACCAACAGTTCTGGGAAGCAGTATGTTGGAATCTGGTTCCAGAAAGTCACTCCTCGTGTTATTGTTTGGGTGGCTAACAGAGAGAAGCCAGTCTCCAGCCCCATGGCGAGTCTCACAATCAGCAGCAACGGAAGTCTTGTCTTGCTTAATGGCAAGCAAGATCCTGTGTGGTCATCAGAAGGAGATCTCACGTCTAACAAGTGTCGTGCTGAGCTTTTAGACACGGGCAATCTTGTCCTCGTGGATAACGTAACCGGAGAGTATGTATGGCAGAGCTTTGAGCATCTTGGTGATACTATGCTACCACTCACGTCTCTGATGTATGATACTCCTCACAACAGGAAACGTGTGTTGACTTCGTGGAGAAGCGAGACTGATCCATCACCTGGGGATTTTGTAGCTGAGATCACCCCACAAGTGCCCTCGCAAGGCATTATATGGAAAGGCTCGTCGCCTTACTGGAGAAGCGGACCATGGGCGGGAACGAGGTTCACTGGGATACCTGAAATGGATGAATCATATATAAATCCGTTGGGAATGGTTCAAGATGTAGTCAACGGCACTGGTGTTTTCGCTTTCTGTGTACTGAGAAATTTCAATTTGTCATCCATCAAGCTAACGTCAGAGGGATCCTTGAGGATTCAACGGTACGAGGGAACCAAATGGATTAAGCACTTTGAAGGTCCGGTGAGCTCGTGTGATCTTTATGGTACATGTGGACCTTTTGGTTTGTGTGTGAGGTCCGAGACTCCAACGTGCCAATGCTTGAAAGGGTTTGAGCCAAAGTCAGATGAGGAGTGGAGAAGCGGGAACTGGAGCCGTGGGTGTGTGAGACGCACGGACTTATCTTGCCGAGAAAAGTCTTCTGAAGAAACACAGGGGAAAGAAAGAGACCTCTTCTATCATGTTGCCAATGTAAAGCCTCCAGATTCTTACGAATTAGCAAGCTTTAGCGATGAAGAACAGTGCCACCAGGGATGTCTAAGGAACTGTTCTTGCACAGCCTTTTCATTTATTAAAGGAATAGGATGTTTGCTCTGGGACCGGGAGCTGTTAGACACCGTGAAATTTGCTGCCGGAGGAGAGACTCTTTCCCTTCGTCTTGCACATTCTGAATTGAGTAAGCCTTCATAAAGAGCCTTTCTTGTAATCTCTTAACTGTCTTGAGTCTTAACAATGTTTTTGTGTGTCCCTTTCAGCTGGAAGCAACCGAATCAAGGTTATCACTATTGCCACTCTCAGCCTCTCTATTTCCTTGATTTTGGTGCTTGCTGCATATGGCTGTTGGAGATACAGAATGAAACAAAATGGTGAGAATCCAACTAACTTCTTTCTGTTTTTTGCTTTCAGACGTCTATTTGAGCTTTAGCTCATTTCATTGTGCTAACACATCGTTGCTTATATGTTTATTAGATTCAAGTCTTGTTTCCAAGGAAAATGTAGAAGGCTCTTGGAAGAGTGATTTGGAATCACAACATGTCTCAGGTTTAAACTTCTTTGAGATTCAAACCTTACAAACCGCCACAAACAATTTCAGCGCGTCAAATAAACTTGGTCAGGGTGGGTTCGGTACGGTTTACAAGGTAAGAGATACTGTTCCTTCTATATAGTAAGCTCTTCCtcgttttgatatttttgcATCTTTATATGATTGTCTGCAACTATGTTGACTTCAGGGGAAGCTTCACGATGGTAAGGAAATAGCTGTGAAGCGTCTTTCCACCAGCTCTGTTCAGGGTAAAGAGGAGTTCATGAATGAGATAAAACTTATCTCAAAACTACAGCACAGAAACTTGGTTCGGCTTTTGGGATGCTGCATCGATGGAGAAGAGAAGTTATTGGTCTTTGAATATATGGTGAACAAAAGCCTTGATACTTTTCTCTTTGGTAAGTCTCTTTCTTGCTTGTTTTCTTCCCATGAAAGTAGAAAGTTCTTTATGCTGATCAGTTTGGCTGTAACAGATTTGAAGAAGAAGCTTGAGATTGATTGGCCTAAGAGATTCAATATCATTCAAGGAATTGCTCGTGGACTTCTCTATCTCCACCGGGACTCATTACTCAGAGTTGTTCACCGTGATCTGAAGGTCAGCAACATTCTCTTGGATGAGAAAATGAACCCTAAGATATCGGATTTTGGATTGGCTCGGATGTTTCATGGAAAGCAACATCAAGACAGCACTGGCAGTGTTGTAGGAACTCTGTAAGGAACCAATCCCATTCTCATGACATGCTCAGCTAAAACTCTTTCTTGTTTGTATCCAACTTGactaactattaaattgatTTTTGAACAGAGGATACATGTCTCCAGAGTATGCTTGGACAGGGACCTTCTCTGAGAAATCTGACATTTACAGCTTTGGAGTTCTGATGCTTGAAATCATCACCGGAAAGGAGATTTCAAGCTTTAGCTACGGGAAAGATGGCAAAAACCTTCTCTCATATGTAAGAACATGTCTTAAACACTTTGCAGAGTCTAGATTTGATTCTAAATTCTAACTTCTTCAAACACCTTACAGGCATGGGAATCTTGGAGTGAAACAGGGGGAGTGAATGTACTGGATGAAGATCTTGCTGATTATGATGATTCAGTTAATCCAGTTGAAGTAGGGAGATGTGTTCATATTGGTTTGCTCTGTGTTCAACATCAAGCTATTGATAGACCAAACATCAAACAAGTTGTGTCGATGCTGACTTCCACAATGGATCTTCCTAAGCCAACACAACCAATGTTTGTATTGGACACAAGCGATGAGGATTCTTCTCTGTCTCAACGCTCCAATGGTCTCTTCTCTGTTGATGAAAACAAATCTTCCAAGGAGCTAAATTCTTCCACATGAGTTTTTTTACCAATCTGATTCTTCCATGTGGGCATGACTATATGTTTagttaaaattgtaaaataaatcAAGGATGGAAATTGACTCTTCAGTCAGCCATGAGGTTGCAAATTTTACATTCTCCCATTCTCTCAATCTTCTCCATATTTATTTCGATTTGGTTATAAAGTTTTAGAGACTTCAAATGAGACAAAAGATCAAGAATTACAACCAATCGGTCCATAAACTCTATTAGTGTGCCACCAAGTGCAGCACATGGCCCCAAATCTTAGTCACAGCACTATAAGTTTAAGCAACAAAGGAGACATTTTAATTCTCATATGTTccatcactctctctctccacaTAATTGAAGTGTGGTAGATGGAAGAGATCACTCTATCTCTACACAGCCTCATAGGCTTCTTTATCACTTGATACCATGTGCTTCTCTTTTTCCTTACATACTGATATatcatggatttgacccattttcatccatggtatacaagtgttttactatctatatattatactaGTGTAAGTCCGCACTTCGCGCGGAAATTTGTTTCactatattttcatttaacatGTGCTTTTAGCTTAAATGATTTTAGgagaaattttatgtttaccacttttattgtaccacttttcatctttaccaccactaaatgGACATTTTcgaaaatacattcttcattaagtggcaaaagattcttatacccttgttatttatatacataataattcattatttaaataaataaaaaataaataaataatgttttcgaattatacttttatatattctaacttttttattgtttttctaattttttcgaatttgttttattttttttttcaaaatttctttctgaaaatcgaaaattatgtttgaaactatttttaaaaaaattatatatttttaagtctttattAGAAtactaaatttcacattctaaaAACCTTACCCCattcctcaactctaaaccttaagtctagattaattaacgATAGGAGTATAAGtttcttttacccttcattaaaaatgaggataaaagtgattagtgtaaacatgaaaagtggtactatgaatgtggtatttgtggcaatttcacatgattttattttagttatgtataaaatattatttttgtaatttttatctTTTCCTTATGTTGATCTCATTTGTTGTATAAGACGCAACGTCTGTTTTGTTGGGTTAACTAAATTTTCTAATACGATTATTACGATTGTTAATgaagtttaattttatttttcgtaTATATAGTTTAACTGTTTGTTTTAGTAAATCTAATTACATTTccattattttttgttgtttatcaggttttttttttgttagactatgaaagtatatatattttttcatatcaATACTAAAATTATGGTTgagacttctattttaatattttgttttaagaaaaacacattaaattacaATAACCTTACATTTTCTCTTCACAATACTTTCAAAAATATACTTATTTTACCATTTAAAcaattttaatgtaattttttaaaaataatttattctcAATTATACATAACATTAAATTTAGCTATTTCTTTAACAACTTTCACTATTTATTTTGTGATTGTTTTTGTAAGCTTTATATGATACTGATTAAGTTTTCTAAAAAGATACTGACTAGTGTTTATAAAataactagggtcggcccgccctacgggcgggatattagttaatttgatattcactaaatgttcgagttgaaatttgttttaagattcaagaatttggttatctgttatgtcttacttattagtatgcggtggtatagttgtttttcgattatttttgctttggtattgtatcaaattaactaattgtctaactcataattatagatgtacaaatgtggatttgtaataaagtttgatgacaatactgtttttttaattcttattcatagtggagtgtgcatgtgtcagaaagaggcctataacaacttttatgtttttgtgtatggattttaaatatatattattttgtataatgcatacttgttctacaacatttgcttgtagactaaaaaaattgttttctatatttttaaaagagaaaatatttagtctagaatataacatgcacatatgtattgactatatataaaagttgagtgttattttaaaatgacatatgtatagagattttttaaccattacttcactggcacaaaacatttataactgtaaataccttcttttaaaaacaaaactaataaaagcatatacaacaaatgtattttgatatatattatatgcatcaagttataaaggttaGAAACATTGctaaactgtttggagcaaagtttttaacttcacgattttcatcttgacgtcagttcagtgtcgaccctggccacaagcagaagaagcatgggcttccagctgacacgataataagtattttcgcggccacatatttataaaaagtgactttagcctagtggttctaaaagaaattaccagtgctagaggtgctgggttcaattacctttaactgcatttatttattttggccctaaatataaaatgggacacgtgtcactcccaaaacgcacgaattgatgacgtggcttcacgggagagaggcgaacatttctttatatatatagatatataacatTAACCTCATTAAATCtaattgatttattatatattaacatgtaaataatttagttttatttattaatattcagATTATACTTAAAACTAAtaacttaaatatataatggttaaacatattattaagctacctttttttaaaaaacatattattaagcTATTAATGTTTCAGTGTTCACTCTTTTTGCCAAATATaattcacaaaacaaacaaagaatcggggttaaaaaatttaaacatgcTTTATTTATATGACAGCACATAGCTTTCAAAAAGACTATTACTTTAATCTTATATACATACACATTAATTTATTTCGTACATGTACCAAGAGAAACTCTTACCAATTTAAATGTGATATTTAAAATTCGAAATGTATCGGGttagtattttatttgattacatTGCTTTTGTTTTACTTTAAACTAGGTATTTTGCCCGCACATCATCTTACGAATacttataattttatgttttattaatccaCCAATCGGCATAATAAAACTCTAATTGGTGAACatgttgaagaaaaaaaacttatggTGAATTATTTGTTCCTCAAAATTTATACATGTTATGTTGAAATTTTAGTCAAATTATTGAAAGGTAGattccactttttttttaaattttccatGGAGGAATGAATTTTTTCCTATGCAATTTTGATAAGGGACAAATTGAACAAacattcttatttttattttattttttcaattcctcaaatgaatttttttttattttgtttatttttctcattcttCTAGTGGTCACCAACTCAACTCAGCcacaattattatttattattttaaatagttaaatcaaacatcaaattatttatatatgtcgaTAAAACGTTCATCAAACtatgtacttattattgtgttaaaaGTTCTTTAATaaactcatatattagaaatagtttagaaaatatctttatataaatatttttgtttgactaatatttaattataaattgttttatatcttaattttttaactttataataaaaaatattgttttcagatagcaacacaatatatatatatatatataataattctcttaattttaaaatatattttcaccatttttatattagtttataattaattatttaatataacatataaatttaatattattaaaatagaatttgtgttttattatatataaaatttattacggattttgtgaaaattaataaatacccatttaaaaactaataataaatcaatgacctatgtaaaagcttaaaacctaacaaaatatgacaaataagaaaataagaatttaatataaca of the Brassica rapa cultivar Chiifu-401-42 chromosome A03, CAAS_Brap_v3.01, whole genome shotgun sequence genome contains:
- the LOC103849641 gene encoding G-type lectin S-receptor-like serine/threonine-protein kinase At1g61360, translating into MGIVVCLLLITTLFLNSGYAAITTSSPLSVGQTLSSPGGSFELGFFTTNSSGKQYVGIWFQKVTPRVIVWVANREKPVSSPMASLTISSNGSLVLLNGKQDPVWSSEGDLTSNKCRAELLDTGNLVLVDNVTGEYVWQSFEHLGDTMLPLTSLMYDTPHNRKRVLTSWRSETDPSPGDFVAEITPQVPSQGIIWKGSSPYWRSGPWAGTRFTGIPEMDESYINPLGMVQDVVNGTGVFAFCVLRNFNLSSIKLTSEGSLRIQRYEGTKWIKHFEGPVSSCDLYGTCGPFGLCVRSETPTCQCLKGFEPKSDEEWRSGNWSRGCVRRTDLSCREKSSEETQGKERDLFYHVANVKPPDSYELASFSDEEQCHQGCLRNCSCTAFSFIKGIGCLLWDRELLDTVKFAAGGETLSLRLAHSELTGSNRIKVITIATLSLSISLILVLAAYGCWRYRMKQNDSSLVSKENVEGSWKSDLESQHVSGLNFFEIQTLQTATNNFSASNKLGQGGFGTVYKGKLHDGKEIAVKRLSTSSVQGKEEFMNEIKLISKLQHRNLVRLLGCCIDGEEKLLVFEYMVNKSLDTFLFDLKKKLEIDWPKRFNIIQGIARGLLYLHRDSLLRVVHRDLKVSNILLDEKMNPKISDFGLARMFHGKQHQDSTGSVVGTLGYMSPEYAWTGTFSEKSDIYSFGVLMLEIITGKEISSFSYGKDGKNLLSYAWESWSETGGVNVLDEDLADYDDSVNPVEVGRCVHIGLLCVQHQAIDRPNIKQVVSMLTSTMDLPKPTQPMFVLDTSDEDSSLSQRSNGLFSVDENKSSKELNSST